Proteins encoded by one window of uncultured Draconibacterium sp.:
- a CDS encoding NUDIX domain-containing protein: protein MTAIKKFIYSDYLKNASLTVGVNPVIFSVSENKLKVLLTTFDTRLKKLIPGGVILKNENADDAANRVLKETTGLENIFLKQFHLFSEPDRFSYSTAFEQLNDNSYKPPEDMDIPDRVFTVGYFALVNFNTVHPTRGDMNNTNEWIDISDVPELMFDHNLIIDEALDALRKELFIQPIGYNLLPEKFTMPDLQRIYEIILDRPLTRSNFQRKMLSWGIYERLEERKEGVSHKRPFLYLFNKEKYEKAVKQGANFWF from the coding sequence ATGACTGCCATTAAAAAGTTCATCTATTCCGATTACCTCAAAAATGCCAGCTTAACAGTAGGTGTCAATCCCGTTATTTTCTCGGTATCAGAAAATAAACTGAAAGTTCTTCTCACCACTTTCGACACCCGTTTAAAGAAATTGATACCCGGTGGTGTAATTTTAAAGAATGAGAATGCCGACGATGCAGCCAACCGGGTATTGAAAGAAACTACCGGCCTTGAAAATATTTTTCTTAAACAATTCCACTTGTTTAGCGAACCAGACCGGTTTTCTTATTCAACAGCTTTTGAGCAACTCAACGACAATTCATACAAGCCACCTGAAGATATGGATATTCCGGACAGGGTATTTACAGTAGGTTATTTTGCTTTGGTGAATTTTAATACCGTACACCCTACAAGAGGAGATATGAACAACACAAACGAGTGGATAGATATTAGCGATGTCCCCGAATTAATGTTCGATCATAACTTAATTATTGACGAAGCTTTGGATGCCCTTCGCAAAGAACTTTTTATACAACCAATCGGCTACAACTTGTTGCCAGAAAAATTTACAATGCCTGATCTTCAGCGTATTTATGAAATCATTTTAGACCGACCACTTACCAGAAGTAACTTTCAGCGAAAAATGTTGAGCTGGGGAATTTACGAAAGGCTGGAAGAGCGAAAAGAAGGCGTTTCGCATAAACGTCCGTTCCTTTATCTTTTTAACAAAGAAAAGTACGAGAAAGCGGTAAAACAAGGTGCCAATTTTTGGTTCTAA
- a CDS encoding cysteate synthase — MSKDFSPTKYILKSFKTGKEFKDEGWMLDAPGEAEPTLIRAIYDKKQIDVKDDSWGLYKFADWLPIGRMLEGSSAPVTYKSEGLAKELGLENLWITFSGYWPEKGTNMKTASFKETEAYSVGGRMTEDMNQVLVVASAGNTSRAFARVCSENNIPLLICVPEDNINALWFDAPINDCVKLICSKSGSDYFDAIHLSNIVAGMEGFVAEGGAKNVARRDGMATTMLSATTTIGEIPDYYFQAIGSGTGAIAAWEANLRLIEDGRFGNKKMKLMVSQNTPFTPIHDAWKADSRAMLSLDDNLAREQVEAIVAKVLSNRKPPYPIAGGLYDAMKDAGGEVLLASNEQAAHAGELFLKTEGNDIHPASAIATATLIEAVKDGTVKKDDLIMLNITGGGEEKFKAENDLFYLKPEIVFDINPNEEEVTEKVAKLFS, encoded by the coding sequence ATGAGCAAAGATTTTTCGCCCACAAAATACATCCTGAAATCGTTTAAAACAGGTAAGGAGTTTAAGGATGAAGGCTGGATGCTGGATGCTCCGGGTGAAGCCGAACCAACATTAATTCGTGCTATTTACGATAAAAAACAAATTGACGTAAAAGACGATTCGTGGGGCTTGTACAAATTTGCCGACTGGTTGCCAATTGGCAGAATGCTTGAAGGATCGTCGGCACCGGTGACCTACAAAAGTGAAGGTTTGGCAAAAGAACTGGGGCTCGAAAATCTTTGGATCACCTTTAGCGGCTACTGGCCCGAAAAAGGCACAAACATGAAAACGGCCTCGTTTAAAGAAACTGAAGCTTACTCGGTTGGCGGACGTATGACAGAAGATATGAACCAGGTTTTGGTGGTTGCTTCTGCCGGAAATACATCGCGTGCCTTTGCGAGAGTTTGCTCTGAAAATAATATACCGCTACTGATTTGTGTTCCGGAAGATAACATCAACGCACTGTGGTTTGATGCCCCGATTAACGATTGCGTGAAACTTATTTGCAGCAAGTCGGGCAGCGACTATTTCGATGCTATTCACCTGTCGAATATTGTAGCAGGAATGGAAGGTTTTGTTGCTGAAGGGGGTGCCAAAAACGTTGCACGCCGCGATGGAATGGCAACTACAATGCTTTCGGCAACCACAACCATTGGCGAAATTCCTGATTATTACTTTCAGGCAATTGGTAGCGGAACAGGTGCAATTGCAGCCTGGGAAGCCAATTTACGTTTAATTGAGGATGGAAGATTCGGCAACAAAAAAATGAAACTTATGGTTTCGCAGAACACGCCGTTTACGCCAATCCACGATGCATGGAAAGCTGATTCGCGCGCAATGCTTTCGTTGGATGATAACCTGGCCCGCGAGCAGGTAGAAGCGATTGTAGCAAAAGTGTTATCGAACCGGAAACCACCTTATCCGATTGCAGGAGGATTGTACGACGCCATGAAAGATGCTGGCGGCGAAGTATTGCTGGCAAGTAATGAACAAGCTGCTCATGCAGGAGAGCTTTTCCTGAAAACTGAAGGAAACGACATTCACCCGGCATCGGCCATTGCAACGGCAACACTCATTGAGGCGGTTAAAGACGGTACGGTTAAAAAAGATGACCTGATAATGCTTAACATTACAGGCGGCGGTGAAGAGAAATTCAAAGCTGAGAATGATCTTTTCTATTTAAAACCTGAAATCGTTTTTGATATCAACCCGAACGAAGAAGAAGTAACAGAAAAAGTGGCAAAGCTTTTTTCGTAA